The Synergistaceae bacterium genomic interval TTCAACTGTTTCGGCCGGCTGCTCTTCTGATATATTCTTTCTTGAGAAAATAATTTGTGTTCGATCATTTGTGTATTCATGAAAATTAGTATTCTCAACATATGAATTATCTGTATTATCTGCATTATCTTCATTTGAATCATAAACGGGCATAAGCGAATCAGAGTCATAATTTTGCAGAGCTTCCAGAGATGATTTCATGTCTGAGGCATTCTTAAAGCGTTCATTTTTGTTATATGCACATGCTTTGAGAACTATATAATTTAACTCTTCATTAATTCCCTTTATGGCCGGCAACTGTTCGCCAAGCATACGTCTTTGTAGTGACTCTTGTCTATCATGCGGAGTTATTGGATTTGGAAATTCAGGCAAGAAAGGAGCGCGATTTTTATTCAAGAAACGATACATTATTATACCAAGCGAATAAATATCTACTGAAGCGCCATATTCTTCACCCTTAAAGACTTCAGGAGCCATATATTGATATGTACCTTTTTTCGAGAGTCCTGACATTGTGCGCTCGATTTGTCTTGCTATTCCAAAATCGCCCAATTTATATTCACCGTATTGAGAAACAAAAATATTATCAGGTTTTATATCTCTGTGTATAGTATTATGCTTTGCGCAGAGTTCCAATGCTTTGCAGATGTGAATCCCTAATTTAATAACTTCAGCTTGAGTCAGGGGTTTCTTTGCGATATAACTTGAAAGAGTTTCGAGCAGCTCCATACGAATAATTATATCCCAGCCGATTTTATCTTTGCGCTCGATTACTTTGTGATCCTCAAGAGAGACGATATTACTATTACCGCGAAAAGCACTCATTAAATCAACTTCTTGAATAATATCCGTAACAAATGCTTGAAAATAGCTCCGTGCAGACTCATCATTAAGTCCCTCGCTTTTTGCCTGAATAATATCAGAATCATTTTGAGGAATAGAGATAATTTTTACTGCTGCTTCGTAAGTTCTGCCAAATTCCTGTTTATGAACTTTGTAGACTTTTCCGTACGAGCCTTCACCGAGCTTTTCATCTACGTACCATGATCCCCAAAGAGGTTCATATTCTTTTATGTCAGCCATTAATTTATTTCTCCTTTATTCTGAATATCTATTATTATGCAAGTTATGTTATCTCGTCCGCCGTTATGAAGTGCTGCATTAATAAGAACATTAGCAGTTGTTCGAGTATCTTTATTTGCAAATATTATGTCTCGTATTTGTGAATCTGAAAGCATGTCAGTTAATCCATCCGAGCACAACAGCAAACGCAAATTATCATTTACAACAAACGGGGGGACTACATAAGGCGTTAAAATCATTTCATGCTCAAAAATTCCAAGACAGCGGGTTAATACATGCTTGCTTTTGTCGTGTCTCGCTTGTTCTTGTGTAAGCAGTCCCATTTTAATTTTCTGATCTGCTATAGTATGATCCTCTGAAATACGAGATAAAATATTGTTCTGCGCTTTATATATTCTTGAATCGCCGATGTTATATGCTCTGATAAAATCACCTGCAATAACAACAAGAGCTAACGTAGTCCCCATCCGAAAAGAGTTTTCGCGCATAACATTGCAAATTTTTTTATTTGCAGCAGATATGTATAATTGCACAGTTTCATCAACATTTTTAGATGATAAAGCAGCGAGTTTGATATTTTCGGCGTATTCATCAAGAACATTTACAGCCGTTAATGAAGCTAATTCGCCGTTAGATTCTCCTCCCATACCATCACAAACAGCAAAGATACAGGGAGTTCGGGCAAATCCATTCAGAGAATAATTTTCTTGTGAGATTAACATTTCTCCGTTGCAATAAAAATTATCCTCGTTATTTTTGCGAACTAAGCCTATTGTTGATTTGCATGAAAAATTTATTGTAATCATAACCCTAATAAGCTGCATAATACATTAGCAATATCATAACCCGCTGTTGCGCCGTCTTTAGCACCGCTCAAAGCACCCTGCACGCCCTGCAATATAGTTTGATCGAGACCCAAAGGAGCCGCTGCTTCAGTAACTAGTCCGACAACATTATTCATATTTGCTTTAAATGCTTCTGGATCTTGTGCGGTTAAATTTTGTGCTCCAATAATCGAAAAATTTGCAGAATCAACAGCATTAATAATATCACTTATATTATCTGCATTCTGAAGTACAAATTTATCACCTTTTATAAATAAATCAGCAGCACTGGAAATATTTGTATCACCTACTGCTACTGACAATAATTTACTCGGATCAGTATTAGCTAATTTTGCTGCTCCGCCCAAAGTTACGGCATTCAATAATAGCGATGCGGAATTCTTCGTTATTTTCAATAGATTTTGCGCAACATCATAAGGGGGTCTAACTATTGAATAACTTGCTTGAAATATATTGACCATAGGAGTTATTACCGCGTCTTTTACATCAGTCAAGAATCCTTCAGCGGCTTTATTTATGCCATTAGATATAGCTCCTACTGCTAGACCCATTACACTCCCTAAACCTAGAATTGTATTTTTTACTGTACCCTTTATGATTTTCACGAAAAAATTATCTTCCTGTTTGGGAACTTCTGTAACGGGTAAATTTATTTTTTCGCCTGTTTCACGATTTGAAGCGCTAAACCCATATCTATCCCGTAAATTTTCCGATAACTTTTGTGCTTGTCTGTCAGAACGAGTTTCGAGCGTTTGAAATTGTCGCTGTCCCCTACTGAGGGTGTGTGCAGTGGCTGACAGTCCGCGATCGAGATTGCTTAATTTTGATGATATATTATTAATATTCTCGGTTATATCTCTTACTTCAGGACATCGCCAGCCATTATGAGAACTTGCTTTCTTTAACGAGCTTTTTGCTTCATCAATGAGAGTATTAGCTTTATTTATATTTCTTACGAGCTCGTCAATGTAGGCGGGATCAAATATTATTAAATTTGCCGACATATTAAAATCTCCTAAAAGCACACAATTTTATACAGTATGCATTTCATTGTAAAAATTCTCGCCTTGACCTGCTCTATATGCACATACGCTCTCTGATTGATTTGCGGGTCTCTCAAATTCTTTAAGGACAACATCGCTTGCTTCTCTGATTGAAGACGCATTTTTCAACGCGTTCAACACGCCTGTATATCTCTCTGATAACTCTTTCCAGAGAAATTCCATTTGAGTTTGGAGATCGCCTACAGATGTACCTTTTTCTCTTGCAAAATCAAGAAGTGCTTGTTTACGTGAATAATAAGTCCATTGAGCAATCCCGTAACCTGCGGAATCGTTTACAAAATTATTGTATGAACCGCTGTCAACTGCTTGCGTATAAGAATTATCGTTCATTCCAAGCGAACTTTCATAAGAATTTTGGAGATTATTAGCATTAAGTCCGCTTTCTGCTTGAAGATTACCCATTAATGCAGCTACGCCATATTCATTGCCGATTTTATCCTTAAAAAAGTTCCATATAGTTTGCTGTGTTGTCTCGTTACTTTGCGGTACAGTGTCTGTCGTCGGCTCTGTTTTAGGTGCGGGCGCAGGTGTCGGGCTGTTATCAGGTTTAGGGGCAGGAGTCGGCGTAACATTATTATTAGAATTGGGCTGATTATTCCTATTCTTGAAATTCTCCCAAAATTGTCTAATTCTTTCCATTAGTTCCCTAAACCATTGAATCAACGCTGCAACAGTTATTTTACCGACTATGATTGCAGGAATTATTGTTACAGGCAGCAAAGAATTATTATTTGTATTTCTGTTCGACGCGTTAACCCCATAATTATTTTGCAGATTACTTGACAGTGTATTGGCTTGATTTTCCGAACGTTTTTCAAGCTCTGTAACACTTACAAAACCTCTGCCCAATGCGTTGCCGGTTCTTATTATTCCCATATCGAGCCGATTAAGCCTGTTTGAAATAGTATTTAGGCTGTTATCGATTTCTGCTCTCTCGTTGCACTGCCAATTTCTGTGCTGACTGGCTTTCTTGAGAATTTCTATAGCCTCTTCTGTGAGATTCTTAGCTTTGTCGATATTGCGCATTTGGTCGGCCATGTATTGACCCTCAAATATAATTAAATTCGCGGACATCTTTTACTCTCCTTAAACAATGCCTTCAGCGTATTGAAACCCGCCTTTAAACTTTTTGAAATCTTCAAATGACATGCTTTGAAGTGCTCCATCCGGATGACTGCCCATATTTGAATCAGAGAACCATACAACATTGTTAGCTGCGTCATAATGTTCAACATACACGCTATGGCCGTCAAAACGTACAACACAATTACCATTTTTTATATATTCAGGATCATAAACGTGTTTACCAAAAAACGGATATTGATCGCCGCCGTTAATTTCTAAATATCTTGCTCTTGCATAATAAACGCAATTAACGCGATTTTCTTTAGCCCAACCATTATATAATTCTCTCGTGTTTACGTTTACAGAAGCATTTGAGCGGTTATAAGCTCCTGAAGACATATCCGGAGTATTATGCGAGAACGGCAAATTTTCAGTGTTCCAGCCCCATTTATCATTATCTGCCTGTGTTGCAACAGTACCGGAAGGCGGAGTATAACTCGAAGGATTTGCGTTATTGTTATTATTTGTGCCTGTTGTACCTGTAGTGCCTGAACTTGAAGCACCGTTTGAGCTTGAAGAACTTGCGCCGGGATTCCCTAATGATGCAGCAAAGCGCGCTAACTCGTCTTCTTTCCATTCGTAATTATGCGCACTGTCTTCGAGAAAAGTTTTATAGTTCGTTAATATGCCGTTCATGGTCTTATATTCTTTATCCATGCCCAACATGTGTTGAGTCATTAACGACGGAATTTTTCCGCTGAAATTTCTTCCCATATTCCTGAAGAGGTCAGTAACCATGTTTTGTTTCTCAAGAATATTTGTTGTATCTTGTCCGATTTTATTTGCCCTGTTGAGCATTTCGTCTGTAACAATCTGCATTTTTGGCATGAGAAAATACCTCCTTCATAATTACCAGCTGACATTATTTAGATCGCGTGCTGTCTGTGAATCAATTGCAACACAGTCATCTACATATTTTTTCATAGCGTCCAGAGACTCTTTTACGCCCTGATTGAAAGTCTCGATCCTTTTTTGCGTTGAATTAAATTGTTCGGCGTACATTTTTTGATCTTCTGCTTCCCATACTCCAGTCATGGAATTTATTGTGTTATTTATGTCGCTAAGAGAAGCGTTTTGTTCGTCAATGTACCTATTTGCGCTGTTAATGCTGTCTTGGATAGCCTGCACATTTATTATTGTAGCTGCCATTATAAAACCTCCTGTTATTTAGCCATTTCTGCCGCCTGAAGAATGACCGCGATTAGCTATTTTTTGGGCGTACTCCCTGTCTATGCGCTGATATTTATTTACAACAGCACGAATATATTTCGCTGTCAAAGTGCACCGCTCTTCCCAAGTATTGAAATCTTTAGAAAGTTTAGAGTAAACCTCCTCAAGCGCTGTCAAAGTATCACCATGCATACGATTTGAATCAAGTTTTGCACGGTCTAAAAAACTGCGGGCCTCCTCAAGTTTTGCTCTTGCCAGCTCTATTTTCTTTGCGTCTGCTTCTGCTTCTGCCTCGT includes:
- a CDS encoding serine/threonine protein kinase, which translates into the protein MADIKEYEPLWGSWYVDEKLGEGSYGKVYKVHKQEFGRTYEAAVKIISIPQNDSDIIQAKSEGLNDESARSYFQAFVTDIIQEVDLMSAFRGNSNIVSLEDHKVIERKDKIGWDIIIRMELLETLSSYIAKKPLTQAEVIKLGIHICKALELCAKHNTIHRDIKPDNIFVSQYGEYKLGDFGIARQIERTMSGLSKKGTYQYMAPEVFKGEEYGASVDIYSLGIIMYRFLNKNRAPFLPEFPNPITPHDRQESLQRRMLGEQLPAIKGINEELNYIVLKACAYNKNERFKNASDMKSSLEALQNYDSDSLMPVYDSNEDNADNTDNSYVENTNFHEYTNDRTQIIFSRKNISEEQPAETVESQIKIPDRIMKKLTLSSSILWLLMAGLTFFSSKTCDIFAFLPIYVLCGAQSILKFENKAANYLSIIYFGCYLLFSMLIDFQLFDYSALIFILSLMAITSSREKKFQIIYSISMLVGAVIIALLFLNTSRMTHYTYVSGAAAIPFLMLLILPVSMLLGESNNFSLKTDIGLALLISLQFFNIIAMIIYVAGYTKYSEILYYVISANFPGISQERFSWQLYGYFAGTIIQFLSFTLLLIIAITRFIPGHFLHTFNVKRKNKFLMLIISAILVEIIIFSAM
- a CDS encoding serine/threonine-protein phosphatase, producing MITINFSCKSTIGLVRKNNEDNFYCNGEMLISQENYSLNGFARTPCIFAVCDGMGGESNGELASLTAVNVLDEYAENIKLAALSSKNVDETVQLYISAANKKICNVMRENSFRMGTTLALVVIAGDFIRAYNIGDSRIYKAQNNILSRISEDHTIADQKIKMGLLTQEQARHDKSKHVLTRCLGIFEHEMILTPYVVPPFVVNDNLRLLLCSDGLTDMLSDSQIRDIIFANKDTRTTANVLINAALHNGGRDNITCIIIDIQNKGEIN